The following DNA comes from Pseudomonas triticicola.
TGGCGCTGCCGAAGGCGTAGGAGGGAGAATTTTCGGGGGAGGCGCTGTGCTTCAGGCCGGTTGCCTGCGGGCTGAGCATTTGGATGACGCCGCCCGCTGCTAGGGCGATACCCGGAGCCAACGTTGCGCCATTTGTGAAGGGACTCATGACGATCAGGACGGCGCCAATGATTGTCTGCAGAAGGCCGGCGCGTTTGCTGCCTGCGATCACCGGGACGATTTTCAATGTCTTGATACCGCCCAGGTCGAAGTCTTTCACCCCCACGTTCTTGCCGTTGCGGATGATGGCAAATCTCATGCCCAGCCTAGCCAGGCGAGCAATCTCCTCGGCGAATCCATCGACCGTCGCCCTCAACGCCCTGAAGACCTCCCAGGCGCTGCCTGTTTCAAGTTGGTAATCCTTTTGCCGGAAGAACTTTCTTCCCAAGATGCTGCTGAGCTGGATCGTCGTCCGGGGGCTGTAGTGCACAACTGTGGCAGCCATTGCCTGTCTCCTATGTGTTAGTAGTCGGCATGGATACGCCGAGACGAATAGCGAGAAGCGACCGCGACATACGCGCCTGATCGAATGTCACCTGCTCACGTTGTGGGTCGTAAT
Coding sequences within:
- a CDS encoding tail assembly protein, with protein sequence MAATVVHYSPRTTIQLSSILGRKFFRQKDYQLETGSAWEVFRALRATVDGFAEEIARLARLGMRFAIIRNGKNVGVKDFDLGGIKTLKIVPVIAGSKRAGLLQTIIGAVLIVMSPFTNGATLAPGIALAAGGVIQMLSPQATGLKHSASPENSPSYAFGSAKNTTASGNPVPICIGERRWGGMIISASILAEDKV